GCCGCACGCCGCGCTATCCTGACGGCATGGACGCTTCGCCCTCCACCGACGCCCGTCCCGCCCCCGACGTCGCGACCCGCCTCTCGGCCCTCCTCGCCGACGCCCGCGCGGCGCAGGCGGCGCTGCCGGACGGGCCGCGGGACGCCGGCCTCCGAGCGATGGCGGAGGCGTTGCGCGCGTCGGCGGGCGACGTCGTCGCGGCGAACGCGACCGACGTCGCCCGCGCCCGGGAGGCGGGGACCAGCGAGGCGCTCGTCGACCGCCTCCGCCTCGACGCCGACCGGGTGGAGGCGATCGCGGCGGCGTGCGAAGCGGTCGCCGACCTGCCCGACCCCCTGCACCGCGTGCGGTCGGGGTGGCGGCTGGACGCCGGCCCCGAGGTGCGGGAGGTGACGGTGCCGTTCGGGGTGATCGGCATGATCTACGAGTCGCGCCCCAACGTCACGGTGGACGCCGCCGCCCTCGCCCTGAAGGCGGGCAGCGCCGCGGTCCTGCGCGGGAGCGGGTCGGCGCGCGCCAGCAACGCCGCGCTGGTCGCCGCGATGCGGCGGGGGGTGGCGGCGGCCGGCCTGCCGGAGGGCGTCGTGCAGGCGATCGACGATCCCGACCGCGCGTTCGTCGACGCGTTGCTCGCCGCGCGCGGCGAGGTGGACCTGGTGATCCCGCGCGGGGGTGCGTCGCTGATCCGGCACGTCGTGGAGCACGCCCGCGTGCCGGTCGTCGAGACCGGCGTCGGGGTGTGCCACCTCTACCTGCACGCCGACGCGGACCCCGACGTCGCCGAAGCGATCGCGGTGAACGCGAAGGTGCAGCGGCCGGGGGTGTGCAACGCCATCGAGACGCTGCTCGTCGACGAGGCGGCGGCGGACGCGTTGCTGCCGCGGGTCGCGGCGGCGCTCGCGCGGCAGGGGGTCGAACTGCGCGGCGACGCGGGCGCCCGGGCGCGGGTCGACATGGCCGAAGCGACGGACGCCGATTGGGCGGAGGAGTACCTGGACCTGACGTTGGCGGTGCGGGTGGTGCCGGACGAGACGGCGGCGTTGGCGCACGTCGCGCGGTACGGCACGGGGCACAGCGAAGCGATCGTGACGCGCTCGCGCGAGGCGGCCCGCCGCTTCCAGCGGGAGGTGGACGCCGCCGCGGTGTACGTCAACGCCTCGACGCGCTTCACCGACGGGTTCGTGTTCGGGTTCGGCGCGGAGATCGGCATCAGCACGCAGAAACTGCACGCGCGGGGGCCGATGGGGCTCGCGCAGTTGGTGACGACGAAGTACCTCGTCGAGGGGGCGGGGGAGACCCGCCCCTGAGCGACGCCCACGCCCGGGGTGAGGCGGCATTTGTTTCGTCCTGGACGGGCCTCGCCGTTTGACCGGAGGGGCGCCGGCGGGGTAGCATGACGCGGTTGGGCGGCGTCCGTCGCCCGCCTGGGAGGGCACCCTTTGAGCGACTACACCGCAGACAACATCCGCGTCCTGAAGGGCCTGGAGGGCGTACGCATGCGCCCCGCCATGTACGTGCAGGGCGGCACCGGGGTCGACGGGTACCACCAACTGTTGACCGAGATCATCGACAACGCCATCGACGAGGCGCTCGCCGGGTACGCGACGACCGTGCAGGTCACGCTGCTGCCCGACGGCAGCGCCCGCGTCCGCGACGACGGGCGCGGCATCCCCGTCGACGTCATGGAGGACGAGGGCCGCCCCGCCCTCGAGGTGATCTTCACGGAACTGCACGCCGGCGGGAAGTTCGACAGCAAGGCCTACAAGGTGTCGGGCGGCCTGCACGGCGTCGGATCGTCGGTCGTGAACGCGCTGTCGGAATACCTCGAGGCGGAGGTCGTCAAGGACGGGACGCGCTACAAGCTCCGGTTCGACGCCGGGGCGGTGACGCACCCCGTCGACGCGATCGGCACCGCCCCGAAGAGGGAGCACGGCTCCACCGTCACCTTCAAGCCGGACGCCTCGATCTTCAAGGAGATCGAAGGCTTCGAGTACGACCGCATCCGCCGCCGCCTCCGGGAACTGGCGTTCCTGACCGGCGGCGTGAAGATCGAGCTCGAGGACCTCCGGCACGACGAGCCGCGCCGCGAGACGTTCCTCGAGCGGGGCGGCGTCGCGGCGTACGCCGACGCGCTCGCGGGCGGCTCCGCGCGGTTGTACGACGCGCCGGTGCACCTCGGCGCCACGACCGTCGTGGAGCAGGACGGCGTCGAGCACGAGATCGAGGTCGAGGTCGGCCTCATCCACACCACCAGCTACGGCCAGGAGCTCGTGACCTACGCGAACATGATCACGAACCGCGACGGCGGTACGCACCTGACCGGCTTCAAGACCGCCTACACGCGCGTCCTGAACACTCACGCGAAGGCGAAGAAGCTCCTCAAGCAGGGCGACGTGACGCCGACCGGTGAGGACTTCCTCGAGGGCATCCACTGCGTCATCAGCGTCAAGTTGGGCGACCCGCAGTTCGAAAGCCAAGCGAAGGTGAAGCTCCTCAACCCCGAAGCGCAGTCGGCGGTGAACCGCGTCGTCGGGGAGAAGTTGGCGGAGTACTTCGAGGAGAACCCGAAGGTCGGCAAGGTCATCATCGAGAAGGCGGCGCAGGCGGCGAAGGCGCGGGAGGCGGCGCGGAAGGCGAAGGACCTCGTACGGCGCGCCAACCCGCTCGACAACGACGA
Above is a window of Trueperaceae bacterium DNA encoding:
- a CDS encoding glutamate-5-semialdehyde dehydrogenase, with translation MDASPSTDARPAPDVATRLSALLADARAAQAALPDGPRDAGLRAMAEALRASAGDVVAANATDVARAREAGTSEALVDRLRLDADRVEAIAAACEAVADLPDPLHRVRSGWRLDAGPEVREVTVPFGVIGMIYESRPNVTVDAAALALKAGSAAVLRGSGSARASNAALVAAMRRGVAAAGLPEGVVQAIDDPDRAFVDALLAARGEVDLVIPRGGASLIRHVVEHARVPVVETGVGVCHLYLHADADPDVAEAIAVNAKVQRPGVCNAIETLLVDEAAADALLPRVAAALARQGVELRGDAGARARVDMAEATDADWAEEYLDLTLAVRVVPDETAALAHVARYGTGHSEAIVTRSREAARRFQREVDAAAVYVNASTRFTDGFVFGFGAEIGISTQKLHARGPMGLAQLVTTKYLVEGAGETRP
- a CDS encoding DNA gyrase subunit B is translated as MSDYTADNIRVLKGLEGVRMRPAMYVQGGTGVDGYHQLLTEIIDNAIDEALAGYATTVQVTLLPDGSARVRDDGRGIPVDVMEDEGRPALEVIFTELHAGGKFDSKAYKVSGGLHGVGSSVVNALSEYLEAEVVKDGTRYKLRFDAGAVTHPVDAIGTAPKREHGSTVTFKPDASIFKEIEGFEYDRIRRRLRELAFLTGGVKIELEDLRHDEPRRETFLERGGVAAYADALAGGSARLYDAPVHLGATTVVEQDGVEHEIEVEVGLIHTTSYGQELVTYANMITNRDGGTHLTGFKTAYTRVLNTHAKAKKLLKQGDVTPTGEDFLEGIHCVISVKLGDPQFESQAKVKLLNPEAQSAVNRVVGEKLAEYFEENPKVGKVIIEKAAQAAKAREAARKAKDLVRRANPLDNDELPGKLADCSSGDPSVSEIYIVEGDSAGGSAKQGRERRFQAILPLRGKILNVERAQINKILENAEIRAMIGAIGAGIEGASQDRQFDLAAVRYHRIIIMTDADVDGSHIRTLLLTFFYRFMRPLIDEGYLFIAQPPLYGIREGRKKDLLYLFDDEALETYHREHAGKTYEVQRFKGLGEMNPEQLWETTMNPETRVLKRVTVADALEASEVFEMLMGTEVPPRRAFIEDNAHVAELDV